The nucleotide window CCTCGGGCCAGGCCATCGCGCTGAAGTAAGCTGGCGCGCCGGCCCGCCGCGCAGACGGGCCGGCCGGTTTCTCCCCCTCCACAGGCCACGGACATGTCCACCATGCTGCCAGCTCACCCGGCGCCGCCGCTCGATGCCGCGCGCGGCGCCTCCCGCAGTTCCCCGCCCCCGCGTTCCTCGCTGATCTCCGGCGTGCTCGCCGACCGCATCTTCGGCTGGCTGGCGCGCGGCGCGGCGCTGGTCACGCTGGTGCTGTTGCTGGGCATCATGGCGTCGCTGGTGCAGGGCGCCTGGCCCGCCATCCACGCCTATGGCCTGGGCTTTCTGACCAGCAGCGTCTGGGACCCGGTGCGAAACGAGTACGGTGGCCTGGTGATGATCTACGGCACGCTGGCCACGTCGTTCATCGCGCTGCTGATCGCCGTGCCCGTGAGTTTCGGGATCGCGCTGTTTCTCACCGAGCTGTCGCCCGCCTGGCTCAAGCGCCCGCTGGGCACCGCCATCGAGCTGTTGGCGGCGGTGCCCTCTATCGTCTACGGCATGTGGGGCCTGATGGTGTTCGGTCCCATCCTGGCCACGTGGGTGCAGCGGCCGCTGCAGGCGCTGCTGTCGGGCGTGCCGTACTTCGGCGCGCTGGTGTCGGGCCCGCCGGTGGGCATCGGCATCCTGTCGGCCGGCATCATCCTGGCGATCATGATCATTCCGTTCATCGCCTCGGTCATGCGCGACGTGTTCGAGGTCACGCCCGCGCTGCTCAAGGAGTCCGCCTACGGCCTGGGCGCCACCACCTGGGAGGTGGTCTGGAAGGTCGTGCTGCCCTACACCAAGTCGGGCGTGCTGGGCGGCGTCATGCTGGGCCTGGGCCGCGCCCTGGGCGAGACCATGGCCGTCACCTTCGTCATCGGCAACATGAACCAGCTCGATTCGCTGTCGGTCTTCGAGGCCGCCAACAGCATCACCTCGGCGTTGGCCAATGAGTTCGCCGAAGCCGGCGAGGGGCTGCACCAGGCCTCGCTCATCTACCTGGGCCTGGTGCTTTTCTTCATCACGTTCGTGGTGCTGTCGCTGTCCAAGCTGCTGCTGGCGCGCCTGAAGAAGGGCGAAGGGGCGCGCGCATGAATTCCACGTCGCAAAAGCTGATCGCCGCCGCCGAGCTGCAGCAGGTGCGCACCCGGCGCTTCGCGGCGCGCAAGCGCGTGAACCAGGTGGCACTCACGCTGTCGCTGCTGGCCATGGCCTTCGGCGTGTTCTGGCTGGTCTGGATCCTGTGGGAGACCGTCCGCCTGGGGCTGGGCGGCCTGAGCGTCGCGCTGTTCACGCAGATGACGCCGCCGCCCAACGAGGCGGGCGGCATCGCCAACGCGATCTTCGGCTCGGCCGTCATGGTGGCCATGGCGACCTTCGTGGGCACGCCCATCGGCATCCTGGCCGGCGTGTACCTGGCCGAGTACGACACGCGCGGCTGGCTGGCGAGCACCACCCGCTTCGTCAACGACATCCTGCTGTCGGCGCCCAGCATCGTCATCGGCCTGTTCGTCTACGCCGTGGTGGTGGCGCGCTTCAAAAGCTTTTCCGCCTGGGCCGGCATCATGGCGCTGGCGCTGATCGTCATCCCGGTGGTCATCCGCACCACCGAGAACATGCTGGTGCTGGTGCCCGCCAGCCTGCGCGAGGCGGCCTACGCCCTGGGCACGCCCAAGTGGAAGGTCATCACCCTGGTCACGCTGCGCGCGGCGCGCGCCGGCGTCATCACCGGCGTGCTGCTGGCCGTGGCGCGCATCGC belongs to Melaminivora suipulveris and includes:
- the pstC gene encoding phosphate ABC transporter permease subunit PstC; its protein translation is MSTMLPAHPAPPLDAARGASRSSPPPRSSLISGVLADRIFGWLARGAALVTLVLLLGIMASLVQGAWPAIHAYGLGFLTSSVWDPVRNEYGGLVMIYGTLATSFIALLIAVPVSFGIALFLTELSPAWLKRPLGTAIELLAAVPSIVYGMWGLMVFGPILATWVQRPLQALLSGVPYFGALVSGPPVGIGILSAGIILAIMIIPFIASVMRDVFEVTPALLKESAYGLGATTWEVVWKVVLPYTKSGVLGGVMLGLGRALGETMAVTFVIGNMNQLDSLSVFEAANSITSALANEFAEAGEGLHQASLIYLGLVLFFITFVVLSLSKLLLARLKKGEGARA
- the pstA gene encoding phosphate ABC transporter permease PstA, which codes for MNSTSQKLIAAAELQQVRTRRFAARKRVNQVALTLSLLAMAFGVFWLVWILWETVRLGLGGLSVALFTQMTPPPNEAGGIANAIFGSAVMVAMATFVGTPIGILAGVYLAEYDTRGWLASTTRFVNDILLSAPSIVIGLFVYAVVVARFKSFSAWAGIMALALIVIPVVIRTTENMLVLVPASLREAAYALGTPKWKVITLVTLRAARAGVITGVLLAVARIAGETAPLLFTALNNQFWNSDLSKPMASLPVTIFKFAMSPYENWQQLAWAAVFLITLAVLALNILARVLARQK